Proteins encoded within one genomic window of Acidobacteriota bacterium:
- a CDS encoding SgcJ/EcaC family oxidoreductase yields MALAVCVAVLGAGLVPAAAQANDPALDKLAADWAAAFAKGDAKALAGFYTDDAVRSSQEAGTTIGRAAIEKEFAANFAGPWKGATIAIKVGSSRSVGPDIAVNEGTWEVSGKGPDGKPTTMSGRYVNTIVKRAGAWAIASNAVIPNAPAP; encoded by the coding sequence ATGGCGTTGGCGGTGTGTGTCGCGGTTCTGGGCGCCGGCCTCGTTCCTGCCGCGGCGCAGGCGAACGACCCGGCCCTCGACAAGCTGGCCGCCGACTGGGCGGCTGCCTTTGCCAAGGGCGACGCGAAGGCGCTCGCCGGCTTCTACACGGACGACGCGGTGCGGTCTTCGCAGGAGGCCGGCACGACGATCGGCCGCGCGGCCATCGAGAAGGAGTTCGCGGCCAACTTCGCGGGCCCGTGGAAGGGCGCGACAATCGCGATCAAGGTTGGGAGCAGCCGCTCCGTCGGCCCAGACATCGCCGTGAACGAAGGCACCTGGGAGGTCTCGGGCAAGGGTCCTGACGGCAAGCCGACGACGATGAGCGGCCGTTACGTCAACACCATCGTCAAGAGGGCCGGCGCCTGGGCGATCGCCAGTAACGCCGTCATTCCCAACGCACCCGCCCCG
- a CDS encoding ester cyclase, translating into MPMTRDAIVELFDRRQALLAVRDAAGLAALHAEGSILDSPFAGRTVGRAAIEQLYRSLFSAFPDFRFEPAELVIDGDRAVHVGVMTGTDTGGFLNMPPTGRPFRIPAVFTFKVHGGHFTHMQALYDFTGWLVQIGHLKAKPS; encoded by the coding sequence GTGCCCATGACGCGCGACGCCATCGTCGAGTTGTTCGACCGACGGCAGGCCCTGCTCGCCGTCCGCGACGCAGCGGGCCTCGCGGCCCTGCACGCGGAAGGCAGCATCCTCGATAGTCCGTTCGCCGGACGCACGGTCGGACGCGCCGCCATCGAACAGCTCTACCGCAGCCTGTTTTCCGCGTTCCCGGACTTCAGATTCGAGCCGGCCGAGCTCGTCATCGACGGAGATCGCGCCGTGCACGTCGGCGTCATGACCGGCACCGACACCGGCGGGTTCCTCAACATGCCGCCAACCGGCCGGCCATTCCGCATCCCGGCGGTGTTCACCTTCAAGGTCCACGGCGGACACTTCACGCACATGCAGGCGCTGTACGACTTCACGGGCTGGCTGGTACAGATCGGCCACCTGAAGGCCAAGCCCTCCTGA